The following proteins are encoded in a genomic region of Cydia strobilella chromosome 19, ilCydStro3.1, whole genome shotgun sequence:
- the LOC134749849 gene encoding crossover junction endonuclease EME1 isoform X2 codes for MSVYVLSDDSDHSNYEDVDFMKKYEDDAKEECVDLTQEDVEPDTEPYRSPYSDPYEDLPPVQLSGPVATLSSGSNTVPLAAFSSGSATSSGTSSSGYGGSECSSGSKRGAENKDAKSRKKADAQAKKQKLAQERAAKAAAAEANKVYKPGECMKYMHIEMHPSLLEQWYCADVSREASAVGAKIEVIKDLCDPALVMWSRRVPRALTAANGQVELSPARQRCDRALYISTISDISSLVRNRSLSPHIKQAAMLAECEVTLVVHGVKDYFKAANRRQNSKDLITEIELEMALTDLLVTAGCDAALVDTPNELALLIVQFTKAIAEEPYKKTKRGFDEQAEFYMRGDNKKCVPVDKDGNGASRLWQQMIAVLPGSSLETSRSVCRQYKSPLALYQALQLPNGVNNLADIGVSRTGVPGSKSRRVGPEFARKLRILFTAEDGDVLID; via the exons ATGAGTGTTTACGTATTATCGGATGATAGTGACCACAGTAACTATG AGGACGTCGATTTTATGAAGAAGTATGAAGATGATGCCAAAGAAGAGTGTGTAGATTTAACTCAAGAGGATGTGGAACCTGATACTGAACCTT ACCGCTCACCCTACAGCGACCCATATGAAGATCTGCCTCCTGTCCAGCTGAGTGGACCAGTGGCCACTTTGAGCTCTGGGAGCAATACTGTGCCACTGGCCGCTTTTAGCTCTGGGAGCGCTACTAGCTCTGGTACCAGCTCTAGTGGTTACGGAGGGTCTGAATGCTCTAGTGGTAGCAAACGGGGGGCTG AAAACAAAGATGCTAAAAGCAGGAAGAAGGCTGATGCACAAGCCAAGAAGCAGAAGTTGGCTCAGGAGCGAGCAGCCAAGGCAGCTGCCGCTGAAGCCAACAAGGTTTACAAGCCCGGAGAGTGTATGAAG TACATGCACATAGAAATGCACCCATCCCTGCTTGAGCAATGGTACTGCGCGGATGTGAGCCGAGAGGCGAGTGCAGTCGGTGCAAAGATCGAGGTTATTAAAGACCTGTGCGATCCAGCTCTGGTCATGTGGAGCCGGAGGGTACCGAGGGCGCTTACGGCGGCTAACGGACAG GTAGAACTATCGCCCGCCCGCCAACGTTGTGACCGAGCGTTATACATAAGCACGATATCGGATATATCATCTCTCGTTCGCAACCGATCTTTATCACCACATATTAAACAAGCGGCAATGCTTGCGGAATGCGAAGTGACATTGGTGGTGCATGGGgttaaagattattttaaagCGGCGAATCGGAGGCAGAATAGTAAAGATTTGATCACGGAAATTGAGCTTGAAATGGCTTTGACAG atctGTTGGTGACCGCCGGGTGTGACGCAGCGTTGGTAGACACACCCAATGAATTGGCTCTACTTATTGTACAGTTCACTAAAGCAATAGCTGAGGAACCATATAA GAAAACGAAGCGAGGCTTCGATGAACAAGCAGAGTTCTACATGAGAGGAGACAACAAGAAATGCGTTCCTGTTGATAAAGATG GGAATGGAGCTAGTAGATTATGGCAGCAAATGATAGCTGTGCTTCCTGGATCCAGCTTAGAAACCTCTAGATCTGTCTGCCGGCAATACAAATCGCCTCTTGCCCTTTAtcag GCGCTGCAACTTCCGAATGGAGTAAATAATTTGGCTGATATAGGAGTTTCAAGAACGGGAGTTCCTGGATCTAAAAGTCGTCGTGTAGGGCCGGAGTTTGCTAGGAAATTACGAATATTATTTACTGCTGAAGATGGAGATGTGTTAATAGACTGA
- the LOC134749849 gene encoding crossover junction endonuclease EME1 isoform X1, translated as MSVYVLSDDSDHSNYEDVDFMKKYEDDAKEECVDLTQEDVEPDTEPCKHTYRSPYSDPYEDLPPVQLSGPVATLSSGSNTVPLAAFSSGSATSSGTSSSGYGGSECSSGSKRGAENKDAKSRKKADAQAKKQKLAQERAAKAAAAEANKVYKPGECMKYMHIEMHPSLLEQWYCADVSREASAVGAKIEVIKDLCDPALVMWSRRVPRALTAANGQVELSPARQRCDRALYISTISDISSLVRNRSLSPHIKQAAMLAECEVTLVVHGVKDYFKAANRRQNSKDLITEIELEMALTDLLVTAGCDAALVDTPNELALLIVQFTKAIAEEPYKKTKRGFDEQAEFYMRGDNKKCVPVDKDGNGASRLWQQMIAVLPGSSLETSRSVCRQYKSPLALYQALQLPNGVNNLADIGVSRTGVPGSKSRRVGPEFARKLRILFTAEDGDVLID; from the exons ATGAGTGTTTACGTATTATCGGATGATAGTGACCACAGTAACTATG AGGACGTCGATTTTATGAAGAAGTATGAAGATGATGCCAAAGAAGAGTGTGTAGATTTAACTCAAGAGGATGTGGAACCTGATACTGAACCTTGTAAGCATACTT ACCGCTCACCCTACAGCGACCCATATGAAGATCTGCCTCCTGTCCAGCTGAGTGGACCAGTGGCCACTTTGAGCTCTGGGAGCAATACTGTGCCACTGGCCGCTTTTAGCTCTGGGAGCGCTACTAGCTCTGGTACCAGCTCTAGTGGTTACGGAGGGTCTGAATGCTCTAGTGGTAGCAAACGGGGGGCTG AAAACAAAGATGCTAAAAGCAGGAAGAAGGCTGATGCACAAGCCAAGAAGCAGAAGTTGGCTCAGGAGCGAGCAGCCAAGGCAGCTGCCGCTGAAGCCAACAAGGTTTACAAGCCCGGAGAGTGTATGAAG TACATGCACATAGAAATGCACCCATCCCTGCTTGAGCAATGGTACTGCGCGGATGTGAGCCGAGAGGCGAGTGCAGTCGGTGCAAAGATCGAGGTTATTAAAGACCTGTGCGATCCAGCTCTGGTCATGTGGAGCCGGAGGGTACCGAGGGCGCTTACGGCGGCTAACGGACAG GTAGAACTATCGCCCGCCCGCCAACGTTGTGACCGAGCGTTATACATAAGCACGATATCGGATATATCATCTCTCGTTCGCAACCGATCTTTATCACCACATATTAAACAAGCGGCAATGCTTGCGGAATGCGAAGTGACATTGGTGGTGCATGGGgttaaagattattttaaagCGGCGAATCGGAGGCAGAATAGTAAAGATTTGATCACGGAAATTGAGCTTGAAATGGCTTTGACAG atctGTTGGTGACCGCCGGGTGTGACGCAGCGTTGGTAGACACACCCAATGAATTGGCTCTACTTATTGTACAGTTCACTAAAGCAATAGCTGAGGAACCATATAA GAAAACGAAGCGAGGCTTCGATGAACAAGCAGAGTTCTACATGAGAGGAGACAACAAGAAATGCGTTCCTGTTGATAAAGATG GGAATGGAGCTAGTAGATTATGGCAGCAAATGATAGCTGTGCTTCCTGGATCCAGCTTAGAAACCTCTAGATCTGTCTGCCGGCAATACAAATCGCCTCTTGCCCTTTAtcag GCGCTGCAACTTCCGAATGGAGTAAATAATTTGGCTGATATAGGAGTTTCAAGAACGGGAGTTCCTGGATCTAAAAGTCGTCGTGTAGGGCCGGAGTTTGCTAGGAAATTACGAATATTATTTACTGCTGAAGATGGAGATGTGTTAATAGACTGA
- the LOC134749935 gene encoding required for meiotic nuclear division protein 1 homolog, with protein sequence MSLFLSRIILIPTRSAFTKNISLKTLSDLTSLKHHNSLCQGGLYSLSRHLGVRECSSDSIQPVIALENATSPVKKKTIYKKAVLEDVSKKEGHYLALAYATANAYDLKGLKEALLEQKLYEPGTLKAQEIDDDVVIANAVYTVGSEPREIIFFKEGAVVFWNCTELEASNVLDFVRRYEVESYPQDVVEREKEIMTYVYQPNAKKCNLQESNFVMAPDRDNSLEKYTFSHAMAQSARLGAWEARLEALAAAARAHARTMEQDGTTHLDKKEVVRKLGELFSLRHRINVESDLLDTPDVYWEEERLERLYSNTVAYFTIPRRTRVLNERLSHCVELLELLSSWAADRHHVRLEWMVIALILAEVCFELLHCFERYVLDRLSKTTERRRGRSAFADETEEYMFQDLSILDI encoded by the exons ATGTCTCTGTTTTTATCGAGAATCATTTTAATTCCGACGCGGAGCGCCTTTACGAAGAACATTTCGCTAAAAACACTGTCGGATTTAACATCGTTGAAACACCACAATTCTCTTTGCCAAGGCGGTTTATATTCTCTGTCCCGTCATCTAGGAGTTAGAGAATGTAGTTCAGATTCTATACAGCCGGTGATAGCTTTGGAAAACGCGACTAGTCCGGTTAAAAAGAAGACGATATACAAGAAGGCAGTCTTGGAAGATGTTAGTAAGAAAGAAGGGCATTACTTGGCGTTGGCGTACGCGACTGCCAACGCGTATGACCTGAAGGGTCTTAAGGAAGCCCTGCTTGAACAGAAGCTGTATGAACCTGGAAC ATTAAAAGCTCAAGAGATTGACGATGATGTGGTGATAGCAAATGCGGTGTACACGGTAGGCTCGGAGCCGCGGGAGATCATTTTCTTCAAAGAGGGTGCTGTCGTCTTCTGGAACTGCACGGAGCTGGAAGCCAGCAATGTACTCGACTTTGTCAGGAG ATATGAAGTGGAGAGCTACCCTCAAGATGTGGTGGAAAGAGAGAAAGAAATCATGACATATGTGTACCAGCCCAATGC AAAGAAGTGTAATTTGCAAGAGTCAAATTTCGTCATGGCACCCGATAGAGACAACTCTTTAGAAAAATATACATTCAG TCACGCGATGGCGCAGTCGGCGCGGCTGGGCGCTTGGGAGGCGCGGCTCGAGgcgctggcggcggcggcgcgcgcgcacgcgcGGACCATGGAGCAGGACGGCACTACACATTTAGATAAAAAGGAG GTGGTCCGTAAGCTAGGCGAGTTATTTTCCCTTCGGCATCGCATCAACGTGGAATCCGATCTTCTTGATACACCCGATGTATACTGGGAGGAGGAGAGGCTTGAGAGACTGTACTCCAACACCGTAGCCTACTTCACCATACCCAGAAGGACACGG GTACTAAACGAGCGCCTATCCCACTGCGTGGAGCTCCTCGAGCTCCTCTCCTCCTGGGCGGCCGACCGTCACCACGTCCGGCTGGAGTGGATGGTCATCGCCCTCATCCTGGCTGAGGTGTGCTTCGAGCTGCTGCACTGCTTCGAGCGGTATGTGCTGGACAG